CGTTTTTATTGAGTGTGGGCGTGTGTAGATAATCACCTTGAAAAAAGAGGTTCAGTTTTTCTTTTTTGTAATTCAGGGCTAGGGAAGGGTTGATTTTTAATGTATTGCGCGACTGAGGGCGAATGTCGGGCAGATTTTCTTTTCGCACCCACAATGCGCCCAACCCTGTGGTCAAGCCGATTTTTCCGTTAAAGCCTTCCTGTTTGTTCTTTTTGTAAATGATGTTGATGATCCCCGCATTGCCGTTGGCATCGTACCGGGCAGAAGGATTATTGATGATCTCGATTCTTTCAATCGCGGATGCAGGGATGTTATCCAGGCTGGTCTGGTTGCCAAAGCCGGTCAACGCAGTTTGCCGGCCATCGACCAGCACGGCGACCTTGTCACTTCCGCGCAGCATCACTTTTCCGTCTTCACCGGCCGTAACACCAGGCAGGTTTTTCAGGGCTTGCAGAACAGATCCACCACTTTGGCTCAGGTTTTTACTAATATCGAAGACTTTCCGGTCAAGGCGGGCGTCCACGCCGTCAGCATGCGTGCCTGTGACGGTCAGTTCCTGCAAAACCTGCGCGTCTTGACTCATTCCAAGCATGCCCAGATCAAGAAAAGCGCTTAATGAACCTACTGTTACTGACTTTTCGAGTGTTTGGAAACCCAGAAAAGCACATTCCAGACGGTAATTTCCGGGTGCGATGCCGGTCAATTTAAAACGTCCATCGGCAGCCGTGATCGTTCCGGTCACGAACGCACTGTCTCTTTCAGTTTTCAAAATCACATTGACGAAAGGCAGCATCTGCTTTTTTGGCAGCGAGGTGACCTGGCCCGATAGTGTGACCTTGCCTACCTGTGCGTGAACGCTATCCAGCGCTGCTATCAAGAACAGCAGGATTAATGATTTTTTGAAAGCCATTCAGATTCGTTTTTTGATCTGATGGTGAAAGTCCGGATTGATTTGGAAGAAATTTAGAATTTTAGAAGATGACGGTAAAATGATGATGGCCGCAGTCGAAATCATACTTGATCTGCCAGTTGTAACGCTCACAGATCTCGCGAGCGATGGCAAGTCCAAGTCCACTACCGGCATGCTCATGGGATGCCTGTGCGAACCGTCGGAAAAGGCTGTGCTCATCAAGCGGTGATATGCCCGTGTTTGCAAATAATAACTTGCTCTGGTCGGCGCGTACCGAAACGCTGCCGCCTGCCGGGGTGTAGCGTAGCGCATTCACAAGCAAATTTGTGAGCAGGATTTCCAAAAGCATGGGATTGGCCTTCAGAGTCATTTCACTAACTTGCTGTGCATAGTGAATGCGGCTGCTTTCAAAGCGGTCGAGAAAGTGCGCGTCCAGTGCATGAAACAACTCGGCAACAGATATGTTCTGCTGCTGGTCAAACTGGGCATGTTCGATTTTGGCCAGAAGCAAAAGGTTTTTATTGATCCTTGTCACGCGGTTAATCGCCTGATAGGCATCTTCTAGGATCTGCATTTGAGGCTGATCCAGCGAGCGGCTTTGCAGCAGCAGGTCCAGCTTGGATTTTACGATAGCAAGTGGTGTTTGTAGTTCGTGGGAGGCATTTTCTGTAAATTCTTTTTGTTGTTTGTACGAGGCCAGGCTTGCATCCATGAGCCTATCAAGGCTTTGATTCAAGTCGGTAAATTCGGTGACCTGCGATACAGGCAATGCTGCTGGTTTGCCGCCTTCCAGCCGGAAACTTTGCAGACTGGCCAGTGTATCATAGAATGGCCTCCAGAGTCGTAGAGAGGTCTTGCGGTTCAAGTAGACGAAGCCGGCCAACAACAGAATAAAAAAGAAAATGGTGACGGCCGCAATCGCCAGGATCGTTTCGTCGATTTCTTCCATATTGGTTTCAATCAGAACCCGCAGGAGTGTTCCATTCACACGGATATCGGTCATCAGGCATCGAAACTGCTCGCGGTCGTTCATGAAAGTATCAAACCGGATCAGCGTGTAACTGCTGTCGGGACTGGGCGCAGTAGCCTGGGTAAATGAAAATCCTGGCTGCACTTTGTCCAAAACGCTGATCATATCGCTCACCGAGCTGTCGGGAAGATCCAGGCTGGTCAATCTTTTCTCAAGTTTTTCGCGGATCGCATAATGGTGCTTATCCAGCTCATTTTCCCAGATCCAGTTGATGGTCAGAAAATAAACGGGGATGCTGACGATCAATACGACCATCGCATACATCACCAGTGGGCGAAGGCTTTGGTCCAGCAATTTTTTCATCCTTCCCATTTGTAGCCTGTCGCGTAAATCGTTTTGAGATAATTACCGTAACCAGCTTCCGTTAATTTCTTTTTCAGGTTCTTAACATGCGCATACACAAAGTCATGGTTATCGAACATATCGGCAATGTCACCTGACAAATGCTCAGCCAGTGCGCTTTTGCCTATAACCCGGTTTTTATTGCTGATAAAAAACAACAGCAGATCCAGCTCCTTACGGGTTAATGAAACTACCGCTCCATTAACAGTCACAACCCTTGATGACAAATCTACTTTCAGCTCATTTTGCAGCACATTGTTCTGGTTGGCAAAACTCCTGCGCCGGATCACTGAGTAAATGCGCGCTGCCAGTTCAGGCAAATGGAAGGGCTTAGCCAGATAGTCGTCTGCGCCCGCATGCAGGCCCTTGATCTTGCTTTCGTAATCGTTTTTGGCTGAAATGATGATCACCCCGTCCTGCTGCCCTTGTTCTTTAAGGATGTCCAGGATATCCAGCCCATCACCGCCAGGTAGCATTAAGTCCAAGAGGATACATTCATAACGGTACAGCTCGACTTTTTCCCGGGCTTGCGCCCATGTACCGGCATATTCGCACAGATAATCCTGCGCGGTTAAATATGCTCCGATGTCGGCAGCAAGTTCGGGTTCGTCTTCAATGATCAGGATTTTCATTCCGGAAATTTACATCGACGATTTGGAATTCTTTTAGAAGAAAATTCAGGACTTGCCGATGCCGTCAAACAGTCGTGATTAGTATAGCATAGATTTCATTGGTGTACTTTGCAAGACGACTAAATTCTTCGGCAATAACCCGCTTGACAGCGGCATATTTGCGTGGGTAATCAGAAGCCATTCGACCGCAACAGTCAACTTTTTCAAACAATGTCAGAATGCGAAGCTGTTGAATATCTGTATGGCTCTATCGGACGCATACGTTTCTATTGCGGATTGCCGGTGAGAGGTAATGTGGGCAAGTAGATCCATACACACGTACCTTCCCCGATAATAGATTCAACGGCCAATTTTCCCTGGTGAATGTCAACGATCTTTTTAGCGATTGTAAGCCCAAGTCCAAAACCAGGGGTGTTCCCGACATTTGAAGCCCTCATCATAGGCAAGAAAACATCATCGAGTTGCGCTTCGGGAATTCCCATTCCCTTATCCGTGAATGATATTACAATCCAATTTTGGTCAAGGTCCACGCGTAAGCCAATGGGCTGCCCGTTAGAATATTTGCTTGCGTTGTCTAAAATGTTGGTCATAACAGTGCGCAATAGCGTAGCATTTCCAAATATGCGTAAGTGGGGACTTTGCTGGGTAAAACTGTCAGTGAGTTGAAAGTCGATTTGCTGATCCGGACGCTTTTCCCCAAAGTAGGTGATTGTATCCAGCACGGTGTCTACGATATTGATATCTGCATGTATCCGGGCCGACTGCAAACCTTCGACTTCCGCCAAATGTAGTAAAGAATTTGCCAGCGCAATGGCCCCCTCAAGGCGTATTAAGGCCTTCTCCATGCCCTGCTTGGCTTCTGCCAGCTGGTTGTCATAGGCCAGGGAGGTTTCCAGAATACCTTTAACCACCGTGAGGGGTGTGCGGATCTCATGGGATGCATAGGAGACAAAATGCTCTTGGCTAATAGCCAGTGTCTGTAAACGTTCGAGCAACTGATTAAAAGAGTTAGCCAGATAGGAAGCTTCATCTGAGGCTGTACGGCTATTGAGTCGGAATGAAAAGTCACTGACCGATGCCGGGTCCATCTGCGCGATCAAACCGTCGAATGGACGCATGGCGCGGCGCGCAAAAAAGAATCCTACAAAAGCGACAATGATGAGCAAAATGATATTGCCGCTTAATAGTATTAGTAGCAGGCTTTTACTAGCCTGCCTGCCGGGTAAATCATAAGCGGTAACGACAGAAATGTAGCGCGTTCCTGCGATCTGGAAAGACAAGGCAATACCTTCTTTTGGTAAATCCCAAGGTTTGCCTTCATAGGTAAAGAAGACTTCCTCTTCGCGGGCTTCACCGAGCAA
The genomic region above belongs to Dyadobacter pollutisoli and contains:
- a CDS encoding sensor histidine kinase, giving the protein MKKLLDQSLRPLVMYAMVVLIVSIPVYFLTINWIWENELDKHHYAIREKLEKRLTSLDLPDSSVSDMISVLDKVQPGFSFTQATAPSPDSSYTLIRFDTFMNDREQFRCLMTDIRVNGTLLRVLIETNMEEIDETILAIAAVTIFFFILLLAGFVYLNRKTSLRLWRPFYDTLASLQSFRLEGGKPAALPVSQVTEFTDLNQSLDRLMDASLASYKQQKEFTENASHELQTPLAIVKSKLDLLLQSRSLDQPQMQILEDAYQAINRVTRINKNLLLLAKIEHAQFDQQQNISVAELFHALDAHFLDRFESSRIHYAQQVSEMTLKANPMLLEILLTNLLVNALRYTPAGGSVSVRADQSKLLFANTGISPLDEHSLFRRFAQASHEHAGSGLGLAIAREICERYNWQIKYDFDCGHHHFTVIF
- a CDS encoding response regulator transcription factor codes for the protein MKILIIEDEPELAADIGAYLTAQDYLCEYAGTWAQAREKVELYRYECILLDLMLPGGDGLDILDILKEQGQQDGVIIISAKNDYESKIKGLHAGADDYLAKPFHLPELAARIYSVIRRRSFANQNNVLQNELKVDLSSRVVTVNGAVVSLTRKELDLLLFFISNKNRVIGKSALAEHLSGDIADMFDNHDFVYAHVKNLKKKLTEAGYGNYLKTIYATGYKWEG
- a CDS encoding sensor histidine kinase, with amino-acid sequence MSIKQRITIGFGLLVALLLLVFSIFIYQTYESYRRSLMRNRLQRRALAGQLYFQDRVEFHRSSYLTLPDQHETLVGPANEIVYKSSGPDDYRLTSKLLGEAREEEVFFTYEGKPWDLPKEGIALSFQIAGTRYISVVTAYDLPGRQASKSLLLILLSGNIILLIIVAFVGFFFARRAMRPFDGLIAQMDPASVSDFSFRLNSRTASDEASYLANSFNQLLERLQTLAISQEHFVSYASHEIRTPLTVVKGILETSLAYDNQLAEAKQGMEKALIRLEGAIALANSLLHLAEVEGLQSARIHADINIVDTVLDTITYFGEKRPDQQIDFQLTDSFTQQSPHLRIFGNATLLRTVMTNILDNASKYSNGQPIGLRVDLDQNWIVISFTDKGMGIPEAQLDDVFLPMMRASNVGNTPGFGLGLTIAKKIVDIHQGKLAVESIIGEGTCVWIYLPTLPLTGNPQ